The following are encoded together in the Marmota flaviventris isolate mMarFla1 chromosome 18, mMarFla1.hap1, whole genome shotgun sequence genome:
- the LOC139702655 gene encoding HAUS augmin-like complex subunit 5, which produces MRKRLLRPPERPELYLSQNDPPLLLIFYHPYLGKRPPPPLNAGGERSGREASGRQRLPQWGPHGSTGRCGTSGTALEQAVSGQGADIWAYILQHVHSQRYGHQDSPEVSRKLELEAAVARLRTEIQELDQNLEQIEQEAEAQDLAVEQMLQSTRDTQYRALLLRAQTGNLRKQQHGLRVPTQQLQNQLRRLQDIERWASSAQETSFHQVATHLPLRSQYSYLILTGFQNSAQPTLGSKAHKPS; this is translated from the exons ATGAGAAAGAG GCTTCTGCGCCCTCCAGAACGCCCAGAGCTCTATCTGTCGCAAAATGACCCACCCCTGCTGCTCATTTTCTACCATCCCTACCTAGGGAAGCGCCCACCTCCCCCACTGAACG CTGGCGGTGAGCGGAGCGGACGGGAGGCCAGCGGGCGCCAGCGCCTCCCTCAGTGGGGCCCACATGGGAGCACTGGGCGCTGCGGGACCAGCGGGACCGCCCTCGAGCAG GCTGTGTCTGGGCAAGGGGCTGATATCTGGGCCTACATCTTGCAGCATGTGCATAGTCAGAG GTATGGCCACCAGGACAGTCCAGAG GTCAGCCGGAAGTTGGAGCTGGAAGCTGCAGTGGCACGCCTGCGCACAGAGATCCAAGAGTTAGACCAGAACCTGGAGCAGATAGAGCAAGAGGCTGAGGCTCAAG ACCTGGCTGTGGAGCAGATGCTGCAGAGCACACGGGACACCCAATATCGAGCTCTCCTCCTCCGGGCCCAAACTGGAAACCTGCGAAAACAGCAGCACGGACTGCGAGTCCCCACACAGCAGCTGCAGAATCAGCTCAGGCGCCTACAGGACATAGAGAGGTGGGCCTCATCTGCCCAAGAGACCAGCTTTCACCAGGTGGCCACACATTTACCTCTGAGATCCCAGTATTCTTACCTGATCCTTACTGGGTTCCAAAATTCTGCACAACCAACCCTAGGATCTAAGGCCCATAAGCCCAGTTAG